One genomic region from Actinocatenispora thailandica encodes:
- a CDS encoding O-methyltransferase, with protein sequence MATLGPQSHVFAESYVAEDYVLADARARSTEIGVDPVDTGTGAALRLLTAAAGARAVVEVGTGVGVSSVWLLRGMRPDGVLTTIDLEPEHQRQARLAFREGGFSPSRTRLIAGRALDVLPRLADGAYDMVFVDGDRAEYPQYVAEAFRLLRPGGVVAVAGALGGGRVPDPSARDPQSVTLRELAKSVRDSDDWLPALLPVADGLLTAVRTNGAR encoded by the coding sequence ATGGCCACCCTGGGACCGCAGAGCCACGTTTTCGCCGAGTCGTACGTTGCCGAAGACTACGTACTGGCGGACGCACGTGCCCGTTCGACCGAGATCGGCGTCGATCCGGTCGATACCGGTACGGGCGCCGCGCTGCGCCTGCTCACCGCGGCAGCCGGCGCGCGGGCGGTGGTGGAGGTCGGTACCGGAGTGGGCGTCAGTTCGGTCTGGCTGCTGCGCGGGATGCGCCCCGACGGCGTGCTCACCACCATCGACCTGGAGCCGGAGCACCAGCGGCAGGCGCGGCTGGCCTTCCGGGAGGGCGGGTTCAGCCCGTCCCGGACCCGGCTGATCGCGGGCCGCGCGCTCGACGTGCTGCCACGGCTGGCCGACGGCGCGTACGACATGGTGTTCGTCGACGGCGACCGGGCCGAGTACCCGCAGTACGTGGCCGAGGCGTTCCGGCTGCTGCGGCCGGGCGGGGTGGTGGCGGTGGCCGGGGCGCTCGGCGGCGGCCGGGTGCCCGACCCCTCCGCCCGCGACCCGCAGAGCGTGACGCTGCGCGAACTCGCCAAGTCGGTACGGGACAGCGACGACTGGCTGCCCGCGCTGCTCCCGGTCGCCGACGGCCTGCTCACCGCGGTCCGCACCAACGGCGCGCGGTGA